The proteins below are encoded in one region of Cololabis saira isolate AMF1-May2022 chromosome 13, fColSai1.1, whole genome shotgun sequence:
- the rpl36 gene encoding large ribosomal subunit protein eL36, which translates to MAIRYPMAVGLNKGHPVTKNVTAPKHSRRRGRLTKHSKFVRDMIREVCGFAPYERRAMELLKVSKDKRALKFIKKRIGTHIRAKRKREELSNVLAAMRKAAAKKD; encoded by the exons ATGGCTATCCGCTACCCCATGGCCGTCGGCCTCAACAAAGGCCACCCAGTCACCAAAAACGTGACGGCTCCCAAACACAGCCGCCGGCGCGGG CGTCTGACCAAACACAGCAAGTTTGTCCGGGACATGATCCGCGAGGTGTGCGGCTTCGCCCCGTACGAGAGGAGAGCCATGGAGCTGCTGAAGGTGTCCAAGGACAAGAGAGCCCTGAAGTTCATCAAGAAGAGG ATTGGAACTCACATCCGGGccaagagaaagagagaggagcTCAGCAACGTCCTGGCCGCCATGAGGAAGGCCGCCGCCAAGAAGGACTGA